From Platichthys flesus chromosome 7, fPlaFle2.1, whole genome shotgun sequence:
TCTACATCACAGTTGTGAtcccctttctctctgtgcttgATTTCATGCCTTTGTCAGACTCTTTGTTACATCACTGTTCTTCATGCTGATAACAACAAACCTGCATATTTGCAGCCTCTGAGAAGGCAGGTTGTTTCTCTGTTCCCTACTTCAGTAGCTCCACTGCACTGCAGGGGTGGTGAGTCTGCATATCACCAGACTTTACAcatcaaaaatgttttctgatAAAACCTGAGGGGAGGCCAAGAAAAACATGGCAAAGTGGCAGCTGGAATCATCTTGGAATGTATACCATGACCATATGTTTTAAGGTTAAACCTCTGATGCCTATTGGTAGCCAGAGttaacatgtacacacaaaatcacagttttttgggaggaagaaaaaaaaacttattaCAAAACTGTGAAAAGTTGCTTGATTgcattacaaaataattaacaGGGATCTTATTTAATGAGGCCTACTTTTACGTTTTACAGTTTCAATCAATTTTATTACCTTGATCGGCTAAAAGGAAATACTGTAGTGTATATTTATAGTTCTGATCATATGAAGTCACATTTTAAATCAgattcatcagatcaacttgtgagaaaaaaacatttaataacttGAAAGTGTGCATTCATCATGTTAACACTAAACCACAGTACGGTTTAGAGTACTGTCTCCACACCTCTGGTTGGGAGACAGCAAACAGAATATGGTCTTCATTTATCTGGaattctcttctttctttcttttttcactttgggGATGGTGCCAGAGCAGTGGGGCAAGGCAGCAAACCCTCTCCTTGGGGAATTTGGGAAGGAACCAGAGGGCAATCAACAGTCAGTTTTTAACCGAAAGCATAAATCTAGCTCACTTACTGTTTGCAACACAGTGAGGGAAAGGTAAACCCTGTGGTCGACTGCGGATAATATTGCCAAAGCATTTAAAGAAAGGTCTTCCTGTGAGGGTGGACACCATATTTGTTTCATGCAGGTGAATTAGTTTTTTCGCCTGTGTTTAAATATATCACATACATTGTGTTATGAGGGAATGTTCATGCCTCATGCCCAGAGGGAGAAACCAAATcctatattaaaaaaaatgacacaggtGTCAATAGTGTAGAAATCATAAACATATTCCTTTACAAGTGTTCCTcggtttgtattgttttgtattctGGTGTTTGATACTAATGATCACACCGGAAGGAAATACAAAGTGAAtggaattatatatatatatatatatatatatatatatatatatatatatgtgtgtgtgtgtgattaacaGAGCGTGATAGTGCCAGGGGCAAGACAGAGCATTGTTCTCACAAACATCTGATTAACATTGACATTTAGGTTGCAAATCAGTCGCTGGCTGCTCGCCGTCCACTGCACATTTCTCACATTACCAGACACTGCTTTTGGCGATTCCCTGCCAGGTCTGAACTGCTGccatctttccttttccttcgtTTCAGgacctttttattttcagtttggcCTCCTGTCAAAGAAACACATGCTGAATTTGACTGCCGCTCTCTGACTGACTCGATCAGTCAACAACATCACACTGCTTTGGCCGTTGAAACACCTCGGTTGCTTTGGATGAATATTCAGgctcattgtcctgctgcatgAAACGTTATCCCAACCGTGTCTGACAGATGAGGTAGTATGCCTTGGATTATGAGCTGTTCTTTGTTTTCCAACATACCTTCCATCATTCTGGAACAGGTTTATCTCTGACTCATCTGTCTATAACAGTCAATTTCAAAATCTGCACATGCAAAGCATAATATGGTCTCTGTATTTTTTAGGCTTACCCAAAGGGTTCTTTTGATGAGCCCTTAGAAGACACCTGACAGAGAAAGGTCTTGATCTTTGGGACAAGTGGTCCAGTTCAATCATCCACTCTGTCGGTCTTCTGATCAACCAGATCATTCCCAACTCCTGAGTCCTCAGTGTCTTATCTCTCAACACTGCCCCAAAAAAGCTGAGGTAACGTCTTGTACTTTGGCTGATTGATTTATTCTGAGCTTTCTCTGGAGACCAAAGGCAACAGATCCAAAATCAACTTCAGGAGCCAAATGATTGAACCAGTTTTTCAAATGTAGCCTCACATTAACTGCTAGCAGTCACATTAAACTGCaagtagttgtttttttgctaTCTTTCATGTTGCTGGACTTTTGTCCACTGTCCCAATAATCCCCTTCAAAACTCGACATGGTATGATGGGGACAGTGATGTAGACGGCTCCTTCTCCTGGTAATCAACTCTCCATATCCCCCTGAACTTTAGAGGCCGTATCTCATCTTTGCTTAGCCTATGATTACTTCCAGAAGAACTCTTACATAATGGGGTGGGTTGGGAGACTATACATGTGAAGTTCGTATTATAGGTTTTGGCAAGATCTTCTTTTGTGTCaagacttattattattatttctaagGCTTGTAATCGCAGCAGGCAGGGAGGGATTACTCACGTGCCGACACAAAGACAGTGCCACAGCGGCTCCCCTACGGGGTCATGTACACCAACCATTGATCCAAAGAGGTCATAAGACAACTCATATAGCtcaagtttaaataaaacatctgttgggtgcaaaGATGGTCAGAATGTATAATGATTGGCAGCAGCAGTCATGGAGGACCCCTGTGCAGACATTAAGGCAGAGAGCTGTGGTAAAGGTAGCTTCAAATGGAAGTACTGGGTTTAGAGATAGATGAAGGAATAAGCAAGTACAGGAAGGCAGAATGTCTTTTTGTACAGAGctcaaatcaatcaaatagGGAAACACCATCTGACCAGGAGGTGGTGGGAGGGGCTGGTTCAATAACAAACAGTCCATGAAAGCCGGGTCAGAAAGGAGGACCGgctaaaatgtcctcacaaagatgtCTGTACaagaccacacacagacacacagacacacacacacacacacacacacacacacatacagactgacagacacacaaacgcacacacgtacttacggacacacacacacacacacacacacacacacacacacacactcaccgacTCTGAGAGAGGGGGTGATGGGGGAGACGTGGGCGGGTACCTGCTCCTTTCCAAAGCTCTTCATCCCGATGATTTGTGCCTCCAGAAGGCGAAGTGACTTCCACGAGAAGATAGTTCCTCTCTGAGCTCCACAGATCACCTGTGCCGCGCGGCTCAGGAGAGCAATTTATATGAAGGAAAATTCAGTTTCCATCTCAATCCGAGGTGCAAGCTGCAGGTAGGATTTATGACAAGAGGACATAAATACTAAAGGAACATCCCCCTGCCCGTTATTTGACGTCTGGACCTTATGAGATGCGCCGCGCATGGATCTACACTGAAGTTATTGGATTTTTCACTGGATGCAGGTGGGAGATTAATCTGACAGATGCGCCACATCCTCATCAGACTATGATTATTTTGGGGAATTTCTGACATGGCAAGGATACTATCCATCCACGCGAAGATCATGCTTTTCAAACTACtggtatttattattttacaaggTACGTTTGCAAGCAACAACTAACTTCACTCCCCTCCTAGCTTCCTTTTTCCAAAGCGCATTCTTTCTTATATGTACTCGCTCGTTTATGTTTGTATAGTTGTGCATTTAACTCTGGTTCATTTCTTTTGCAACACAAGGTGTGTTGACGTGCGATGCCTTGGTGAAACCGGAGGGCATCAGCTTCGGAGGTGTCCCGCACTCCCGCACGGGGTCCGTCGGCTCCGGGACACCCGAGGCTGCGGTGCCCAAGTCCAGAGCCAAGCGCTGCACCTGCTACTCCTACAGGGATAAAGAGTGCGTGTACTACTGCCACCTGGATATCATCTGGATCAACACCCCCGAGTAAGAGCTGCTTGTCTGAATGCTATAAAATAATATGTAGAACATCCTTCTCCCCTAATCCAAACATCTCCGGGCTTGcacctcatcttcatcctcctttgTCAGCGGTGGATAAAGAGAAGCAATTAAGACTATTTAACATCCCCAGATTGGCATGCGGTTGATCTGTGAGCTCAATGGGAGCATTACAGTCAAAATACTGTAGCAATGCAAGCACGGTAGCTTTTACCCCCCGAGGCTCAGACGCCTTCGTGGTTCAAGTGATGGCAGGCCCGGCTTGAAGGAGCTCACCCTGTAAATTCAGGATTTGACTCCAGAGAGGTGGGAGGGTTCCATTGCCTGTGGGGCCTCAGTTCCCTTGTTTTCCCTCACTAAACCAAAGATCAGGGAGTTATTTGGCATGTCTGCAAGGGTCGGTGAGGAATATCGAaattaataacatttattaataaGTATGGCTCTTGAgataattttgtttaaaaaatgttataaaGGCCTGAATGGTGCAGGTCCCTACCGGTTTCCGAGgctttaaaatgtttctctgtctttcaatacagtttttaaaggCCTCAACAGGCTTTGAAAAGTAAAGAACTTTACTctaaaatgattaattaaataattctAAATGATATATGTAATGGGTCTTGCACATACATGGCTGTATTGTGCCccattacagtttttaaagtCAAAGCTCCTGCCCTAAACTTGCACTAGATTAGCTAGGTCGTTCTTATGCAAACTCCTCCTGTGAAATTAAATCGAGACAAACTTTGTCTCATTTTAAAACTTTTCGCCGAACTGCTGCGGCGTTGAATTTCTTCGAATTTCTATGAAACAGGAATCAGTTTATAACCGGCCCGTACATGCTCAAATATGTTCCAAACCTCACATACCTCTTAAAATTATCGATTTCAACACATCTACAATATTCAGTCTCAGTTACAGGGCCACCTAGTggcaaatgaaaaatattgcCTTTAACACTTCGACGTCCTCATAGTACGTTGATCGCATCCACTTTAAATTTTGTCAGAAAAGCCTAAAGTCCCTGATGATATCTAATAGTAAATATAGTGAGTTTTCTTTTACAGATTTCTTTAATCCTTCTGCATGATAATCTCACGTATTGCAACTACACTCCAATTCTGTAATCTTTGCTAAAACGTTGATAAGAGTCGATAAGAGTCGTAAAACCTTTGTGATGGAATATAGGGAAGCTCCTAAatttctgttgttgtggtgGTACTGCTCATTTGCTTCGATTACTGAGAACTAGAAATGTATAATGCTAGCTTTGACGATTTGTCTTAGTAAGTTCAACAGATGTACCCAAGATCTAGTTAGATATGTCCAAAGATTTTGATGATGATTTTTCAAGGACTTCACTGACGTAGTGGCATGATTGATAAGTCCCCAAAGTTGACACATGCTTCAGAAGGCTTATTTTGAGCAATCAGATCTGATTGATGGCTCACAAGCACCCCACCTTTTACGAGTTGTAGGTATAGGTATATGATTTAAATGCTTGACAGAAATATCAGACACAGACTCGAGTCGTATAATTTATGATATTGTTACTTCACTGTTGCTCAGGAGCAACTTTCAGTAGTCACTCTAGTTGAAATGTGCACAGCGTCTTGTTCTCCATTTACAATGCATGACTTTTCTAGTAAAGTAAAATCCATGCCGACAACATATGTGTGCATCATGCattcataaaaaagaaaagtctattttatttcattcatgatCCACAACTAACACAATATACGGCCTGTGTATAAACTCCAACCTGACTGGATTAGAGTGGGCCAGAAAATGTTCTGCAAAGTGAggtagaaaaaaattaaataataatggaACGCAAAGAGGCAAGAACAGGGGAAAACTGTTTATATTATGCAGTTCTTGTTGACGTGGTTGATGATTCATACTCTGTCAAGGTctacaaacaacaaacagttaTATCAGTGcgaaacaaattataataacaattcaaattattatattaataataatatgaattgtTATTACCACAACCACATATTTTTGAAATTACTTTTGGGGTTACAGCTGTCAACAAAACAGTTTGCTCCTTCGTGCAAAATCAACGATCATGGCGGTTAAGAAACCTGTCGCTCCATAACACCAGAGCATCTGTCCCACCCCTTGACAAAGGTGCAAAGGCCCATCCTTGTTGCTGGCAAGCAAACTGCTAGCAACAATGATGATACAGGGGGACCCGCTGTGCTTTTGTTTCATAAAAGCATGCAGAGTTGCCATGCCGTGACCATTTTATGCTGTTacgtgaaaaaaaaactgaggaaaGCACATCATGAGGTTATTATCATCGATAATAGTGGAAGTAATTTGGCTCCGGGATCTTAGTTCTGAGACAAGACACGTTCATGTTCTGATCACCAAGAGTCAGGGGCCGGTTCTGGCCGGAGATACTCCGTGCTCCAAAGGCTTAAGCTCGTACTGCCGGTGATGATGAACTatgaaacatgaacatttcaaGCTGGCAAAGTTCCAGTAAGTGGATTTCTTTCAGAATTTGCCCTCGCGCTGAGTAAGTGTAACATGTCCTAACATACTGCAGATTAGTATCAATACcttaaaatatgattttgaaCACCTTCTTCTGTAGAGGAATTGTGCTTTGTTCTACCACCTCCAAAGTGCATGTTAAAATCCTTGGCAGGAAAGTAGAAGAGcattctttcttcctctgtcttcttgCGCCAACACTGCTGTTGGCATTTCAAGTAAAGAGCTCACTTTATTACTGCTTAGCAAGTTGGGACAAATTGACATAGTTTAAAGACCGAGAGGACGTTGACATACACCGCAACATTAATATAAATGCAACAAGTGAGTTTTCAGATATGTGTGCTCACATTGTGTTGAGCACTGCACCGGAGAGAAGTAGATAagagaaaatgaacaaaaaaatgaatgcattTGTTCCTTTAAGTAGAAACCCATGATAGTAGGTAGATAAGAGGTCATGTGCCCCCCCATAATGAAAGGCCTTTACCTTAAATGCTCCAGATGAGCCACTTGTTGCATCATGCTTGCAACACTGTGTCAGACAGCTTCAAAGTGTCAATGTGTTTAAAGCACTTTTTAATGTGCAATATGTAAGTTTTGGCTGTTGCTAATTTCCAACCTTAACATTAACCACTGTTTACTTACCAATCCATCAGAAACATTTCAAGCTCAGCATCAGTCTCCATTCATTCGCCAAGAGCTGTCTCCAGTAGTGGAGAGACATGCAAATGTAAACCCTAGTAATGTGAAGTAagcatgctaaccagctagcccCATGGTACAGACATTATACCGTATTCAGGCCGGCAGAAGCAGCGGCACATTGGCTGTATCTGTGCATCATCTGTACAGTGCAAGGTAAAGCTGTCCACACATGCAAGATTACTGAAAAAATGTAGTTGGATTAAAGTTGGCAGGGTGGGCTGGTGCCACCCTGTTGTATTACTGACTAACTAACTGTTTATCAGCTACACTCATTCCCTGCAAGAAACTACATACGCTTTCATACAGGACATTTAAAATTAACCAAACCAAAGAAGCCGGCACAATGCCAGAATGCATGCCAGCTTTCTGGAATTAAAGCGGCATCATGAAACACAATAGTGCCTCTGTACACAATAATaatccccccctctcttttgaGAGCATACCTTTTGTACAGTTAAAGCAAGGTGGAGTAAGGACACAACACGCTCGCCTTGAAGAGGCTGAGTAAAAGGGGCAGATGATTCAGTTTTCACTTATTAATTCTCCTGTACACTATAATTAAAATCTAAAGGCTGTTACTATACAGCAATTCCTCAAAGCCCTTCTTCTACCATCAGATATGAGCAG
This genomic window contains:
- the edn3b gene encoding endothelin-3b — its product is MARILSIHAKIMLFKLLVFIILQGVLTCDALVKPEGISFGGVPHSRTGSVGSGTPEAAVPKSRAKRCTCYSYRDKECVYYCHLDIIWINTPERTVPYGMSSYQGAQRIKRAVVGRPTERQGAKTQRCFCVLDSDPKCQDFCL